Below is a genomic region from Brassica oleracea var. oleracea cultivar TO1000 chromosome C9, BOL, whole genome shotgun sequence.
GCAAACCAACTTTGTTACCTAGATTCTCTGAATATCAATGATTCTATATTTTGAAATGGTCTTATATCTTATCTCGAAGATATCAACAAGTTTCTCTATATAAACGGTTCACAGCAATTAGCTAATACGCCTAAACAAACATGCAACTTTTAAAGAAAAATCACTCTGCAATCTGAATCAAGTTATTTTTGTGTATCTTAATTGCCAAAAACAATTCAATATTCATATGTTGTGTTTTTAAGACTTACACATAACACATCACTTTCGTTAATATTTTGCAGGTGTCTTACTGTTAGCAAGTGTCCGACTGTTCCGTAGGATCGCCCTATCGCCACTATGGATGACATGTAAGTTATTGTTTTCAGTACTGCAATTCTTTTCTCAATTTCTGTGAACTTTATATGTTTGTTTCGTTTCATAGATTATCTAGAGTTCTTTGGTTGTAAATATTAATGCGTAATTATTTCAAGATAGGTCTTTGATATATTATAGCTTTGACTTGATTAGTTGTATGAAAAAGGAAACGTATTGATCTAGCTCAAATAGCATTGACACGTCTTTGGAGAATTTCTTTTATCTTTTGGCCATATCTCAAATAGTCTTCCACGTTAACATACGTAAAAAATAATTATATAATAGTATTTCTATAAATATTTCTAATATAATATATATTGAATATTCATAAACTATAAACATAGTATATTGCCATTTGACTAGAAATTTGACGGAAGATCCGCAACAAGAAAAGGCGAAAGGAGCATATGAATTTTGGAAAAAACTAATATATAATATATATTTTAGGCTTGGTTAGGAGCAATTGATGGTACTCATATACCAGCTATAGTACCTACATGCGATGCTCTTAGCTACCACAATCGAAAAGGACAAATATCGCAAAATGTCTTGGCTGTTTGCAATTTTGATATGAAATTCATATACGTTCTCAGTGGATGGGAGAGCTCAGCTCATGATTCAAAAGTATTATATGATGCTTTGACGAAGAGAACTAATAAATTTGTAGTTCCACATGGTAACCTTTTGTATGGTAAATAATAAGCAAATATTTTATTTATTAGACGACGAGCTAATAGTTTTATTTTAATTCTATTTCAGGATAATTTTATCCAGCTGATTATGGATTTGCCAACAGACGCAAATTTTTAGCTCCTTTTCGAGGTACTAAATACCATCTTCAAGACTTTACTGGCCAAGGTTGTGATCTCGAAACTCCACATGAATTGTTCAATCATCGTCATGCCTCCTTGAGAAACGTGATTGAGAGAATATTTGGAATATTCAAATCACGATTTCTAATATTTAAATCTGCTCCTCCATTTTCTTTCAAGACACAAACAGAATTGGTACTGGCTTTTGTAGCTTTACATAATTTTCTTCGCAAGCATTGTCGCTCAGATGAGTTTCCTGTTGAAGTTCCCAATCAAGCTACCACTGAAGAAAATATGGAAGGCAACAATGCAAGAGATGATTCTGAAAATGTTGAAGAAATTTTGGAGACACAGGATCAAGAAAGAGAAAGTGCTAATATCTGGAGAGAAGCAATGGCTGAAAAAATGTGGAAAGATGCAACTATTTAGGTCTTTTTTATAACAGCTACTTAGTTTTATTTATTTGCAAAAGATATTTTAAAAATAAATCTTTGAGTTTTTTTATTGTTGATTTGGAAATGAACTCCAATAAAATCCTTAACAGAAATCAAAATGTATTCCAAACAATTCTATTTAAATCCTACTCATCATTTACGGACTCCACTCATATCTATTAGTAGAATCCTAATTACAGTTATAATCAATTCCATTAAAGTTCCCAAACCAATAAGAGCATGTTTATCGGGGCATTTAAAGGGAAGCTTAGAGGAATCTAATGATTTAATTAAATGAAAAATAATCAGAAAGACAAAAACCGATGCTTAGCTTAGGTAATTTGTGATCGAATTTAATGGGGATTTAAAACACGTGTCACGTAAGCAGTGGACCGTGTTTAAAGATGCTTTTATCTTTTATTTTTTTTTCTTCTCTTCTCTTTCTCTGATTTCCCGTGTTCTTGTTTTGTCTGTCGAGAGAAAATAACAAAATCGAAGAGATTCCTCCGCCTTCTCCGCTCGAAACCGACGATGCTTTGACGAAGAGAACTAATAAATTTGTAGTTCCACATGGTAACCTTTTGTATGGTAAATAATAAGCAAATATTTTATTTATTAGACGACGAGCTAATAGTTTTATTTTAATTCTATTTCAGGATAATTTTATCTAGCTGATTATGGATTTGCCAACATACGCAAATTTTTAGCTCCTTTTCGAGGTACTAAATACCATCTTCAAGACTTTACTGGCCAAGGTTGTGATCTCGAAACTCCACATGAATTGTTCAATCATCGTCATGCCTCCTTGAGAAACGTGATTGAGAGAATATTTGGAATATTCAAATCACGATTTCTAATATTTAAATCTGCTCCTCCATTTTCTTTCAAGACACAAACAGAATTGGTACTGGCTTGTGTAGCTTTACATAATTTTCTTCGCAAGCATTGTCGCTCAGATGAGTTTCCTGTTGAAGTTCCCAATCAAGCTACCACTGAAGAAAATATGGAAGGCAACAATGCAAGAGATGATTCTGAAAATGTTGAAGAAATTTTGGAGACACAGGATCAAGAAAGAGAAAGTGCTAATATCTGGAGAGAAGCAATGGCTGAAAAAATGTGGAAAGATGCAACTATTTAGGTCTTTTTTATAACAGCTACTTAGTTTTATTTATTTGCAAAAGATATTTTAAAAATAAATCTTTGAGTTTTTTTATTGTTGATTTGGAAATGAACTCCAATAAAATCCTTAACAGAAATCAAAATGTATTCCAAACAATTCTATTTAAATCCTACTCATCATTTACGGACTCCACTCATATCTATTAGTAGAATCCTAATTACAGTTATAATCAATTCCATTAAAGTTCCCAAACCAATAAGAGCATGTTTATCGGGGCATTTAAAGGGAAGCTTAGAGGAATCTAATGATTTAATTAAATGAAAAATAATCAGAAAGACAAAAACCGATGCTTAGCTTAGGTAATTTGTGATCGAATTTAATGGGGATTTAAAACACGTGTCACGTAAGCAGTGGACCGTGTTTAAAGATGCTTTTATCTTTTATTTTTTTTTCTTCTCTTCTCTTTCTCTGATTTCCCGTGTTCTTGTTTTGTCTGTCGAGAGAAAATAACAAAATCGAAGAGATTCCTCCGCCTTCTCCGCTCGAAACCGACGATGCTTTGACGAAGAGAACTAATAAATTTGTAGTTCCACATGGTAACCTTTTGTATGGTAAATAATAAGCAAATATTTTATTTATTAGACGACGAGCTAATAGTTTTATTTTAATTCTATTTCAGGATAATTTTATCTAGCTGATTATGGATTTGCCAACATACGCAAATTTTTAGCTCCTTTTCGAGGTACTAAATACCATCTTCAAGACTTTACTGGCCAAGGTTGTGATCTCGAAACTCCACATGAATTGTTCAATCATCGTCATGCCTCCTTGAGAAACGTGATTGAGAGAATATTTGGAATATTCAAATCACGATTTCTAATATTTAAATCTGCTCCTCCATTTTCTTTCAAGACACAAACAGAATTGGTACTGGCTTGTGTAGCTTTACATAATTTTCTTCGCAAGCATTGTCGCTCAGATGAGTTTCCTGTTGAAGTTCCCAATCAAGCTACCACTGAAGAAAATATGGAAGGCAACAATGCAAGAGATGATTCTGAAAATGTTGAAGAAATTTTGGAGACACAGGATCAAGAAAGAGAAAGTGCTAATATCTGGAGAGAAGCAATGGCTGAAAAAATGTGGAAAGATGCAACTATTTAGGTCTTTTTTATAACAGCTACTTAGTTTTATTTATTTGCAAAAGATATTTTAAAAATAAATCTTTGAGTTTTTTTATTGTTGATTTGGAAATGAACTCCAATAAAATCCTTAACAGAAATCAAAATGTATTCCAAACAATTCTATTTAAATCCTACTCATCATTTACGGACTCCACTCATATCTATTAGTAGAATCCTAATTACAGTTATAATCAATTCCATTAAAGTTCCCAAACCAATAAGAGCATGTTTATCGGGGCATTTAAAGGGAAGCTTAGAGGAATCTAATGATTTAATTAAATGAAAAATAATCAGAAAGACAAAAACCGATGCTTAGCTTAGGTAATTTGTGATCGAATTTAATGGGGATTTAAAACACGTGTCACGTAAGCAGTGGACCGTGTTTAAAGATGCTTTTATCTTTTATTTTTTTTTCTTCTCTTCTCTTTCTCTGATTTCCCGTGTTCTTGTTTTGTCTGTCGAGAGAAAATAACAAAATCGAAGAGATTCCTCCGCCTTCTCCGCTCGAAACCGACGATGCTTTGACGAAGAGAACTAATAAATTTGTAGTTCCACATGGTAACCTTTTGTATGGTAAATAATAAGCAAATATTTTATTTATTAGACGACGAGCTAATAGTTTTATTTTAATTCTATTTCAGGATAATTTTATCTAGCTGATTATGGATTTGCCAACATACGCAAATTTTTAGCTCCTTTTCGAGGTACTAAATACCATCTTCAAGACTTTACTGGCCAAGGTTGTGATCTCGAAACTCCACATGAATTGTTCAATCATCGTCATGCCTCCTTGAGAAACGTGATTGAGAGAATATTTGGAATATTCAAATCACGATTTCTAATATTTAAATCTGCTCCTCCATTTTCTTTCAAGACACAAACAGAATTGGTACTGGCTTGTGTAGCTTTACATAATTTTCTTCGCAAGCATTGTCGCTCAGATGAGTTTCCTGTTGAAGTTCCCAATCAAGCTACCACTGAAGAAAATATGGAAGGCAACAATGCAAGAGATGATTCTGAAAATGTTGAAGAAATTTTGGAGACACAGGATCAAGAAAGAGAAAGTGCTAATATCTGGAGAGAAGCAATGGCTGAAAAAATGTGGAAAGATGCAACTATTTAGGTCTTTTTTATAACAGCTACTTAGTTTTATTTATTTGCAAAAGATATTTTAAAAATAAATCTTTGAGTTTTTTTATTGTTGATTTGGAAATGAACTCCAATAAAATCCTTAACAGAAATCAAAATGTATTCCAAACAATTCTATTTAAATCCTACTCATCATTTACGGACTCCACTCATATCTATTAGTAGAATCCTAATTACAGTTATAATCAATTCCATTAAAGTTCCCAAACCAATAAGAGCATGTTTATCGGGGCATTTAAAGGGAAGCTTAGAGGAATCTAATGATTTAATTAAATGAAAAATAATCAGAAAGACAAAAACCGATGCTTAGCTTAGGTAATTTGTGATCGAATTTAATGGGGATTTAAAACACGTGTCACGTAAGCAGTGGACCGTGTTTAAAGATGCTTTTATCTTTTATTTTTTTTTCTTCTCTTCTCTTTCTCTGATTTCCCGTGTTCTTGTTTTGTCTGTCGAGAGAAAATAACAAAATCGAAGAGATTCCTCCGCCTTCTCCGCTCGAACTACTTGGCAGCAAGTCCAAAGGTGGAAATTGGAGTGTCCCGTGGATTTCCTGGGATGATAGGAAGCATCGATTGTATGCACTGGGAGTGGAAGAATTGTCCCACCGCATGGAAAGGGCAATATGCACGTGGTTCGGAAAAACCGACAATTGTTTTAGAGGCGGTTGCTTCCTTTGATCTCTGGATATGACATGCGTTTTTTGGATCTCCAAGTACCTTAAATGATATCAATGTTCTTGATCGTTCACCTGTTTTTGATGACATAATACAAGGTCGGGCTCCGCAAGTCACTTACACTGTGAATGGAAAGGAATATCAATTGGCTTACTGTCTCACCGACGGTATTTATCCGAGATGGGCTACTTTTATCCAATCTATTCGGGAGCCATAAGGGCTGCAAGCGGTTTTGTTTGCTAAAAAACAAGAAGCTGTCCGAAAAGATGTCGAGCGTGCTTTTGGAGTCTTGCAATCTCGTTTTGCCATTGTTAAAAACCCGGCACTTTTTTGGGACACAGCCAAAATTGGGAATATTATGAGGGCATGTATCATACTTCATAATATGATAGTAGAAGATGAACGAGATAGATATACCATGCGAATATTTCAGAGTTCCAACAAGGAGAAGATACCGGAAGTTCACATGTCGATCCCGATATTGAAAGAGAATTCCATGAAGTGCTCACCAATATGATGGGACGTCGAAGACAAATTCGTGATCCACATACAAATCAACAACTGAAAAAAGATTTGGTTCAACATTTATGGCATAAATTTGGACGTGATGAAGACAACAACTGAGTTTGGAAGTTTGTTTTCGAATTTTTCTCAATTATTGTTCTAATCTTTATTTTCATTTTTATTTTAAATTTCTATGTTTTTAATGTTATCTTTTAATGTATTATAATTAATAAATGAATTTTTTTTAATTTTTTTTTATTAAGAACCCCAACTTAAAAAATCTCCATTGGACCGCGTAAAATGAGAGCACCTTAACAAAGATCCTTAACCCCACTAACCATTAAATTTAATATTAAAACTTCATTAGCACCCCATTTAAGCATCCGGGGTTAAAGATGCTCTAACACCCCCTAATTCGAGCGTCACTGAAGCAGAAGATCACATGGAGAAGGAGAAGGAAGAGTCACTGAGACTGGCGATCGCCGTGTCTCTCCTACGATCGAAGATCCAGAACCGTCTATCTTCTTCCTCTACTTCTCTCTGCGATGCTCCCTCCGAAACCGATCCTCTTCTCTGGAAGCAGAAGAACCGTCGATCGTCTTCCTCTACTTCTCGTTGCGGTGCTCCTCCCTCCGATACTGATGCTCTTCGATGGAAGCAGAAGGTCCCCTCTCGAATTCGATTTTGTGTACTTGGGTTTAAGTGATTGTCGTTGTTTGTTTGATATTTAGTGGGAAAATCTAACATATTAGGGGTTTCAATTTTGAAATTAGGCAAAAGAGAGGAAGAAAGAGATTATCAGACTCCAGGAAGATCTCAAAGATGCTGAAAGTATTATTATTATCTAAAACTTTGGCAACTCGTTTTATGTATTTAATGATTCCCAAAAATGGAAAAGCCTTTTGTTGATGCGATTTCTGCAACCTTCCTTAGGTTGTGATTTGTTCCCAGCGAATGCTTCTTGCAAGTGTTATTTCTTTGATAACTTGGGAGAATTCAGCGGCAGGCGTATTGGAGAGGCCTCTGAACCGAGGTTTAACGATGCTCTTCGTCGTAGATTTCTCAGAATAGGTGTATTTCTTACGCTTTTATTTGTATTCATTAGTCTTGTAATCTGAACTGTTTTGTCTCCTTTTTCTTTGTGTTTTTTTTTTTTTTTACTTATTAGCTTGTGTTGTCATTTGATTTCCTAGCAAGGATAAGGGGAAGAAGGAAATCAACTCGACCATCTCAAAGATTGCCGCTTTCAGGTTTTTGCTAAGGCTCTTCCTCGGCTTCACTCACTTTCAGTTTCCTTTATACATTATATACAACACCATACTTTGATATTTACCTGGATGGGTGAATTGTTAAATTGAATGTATGTAACCAAGCATCATCTTCTAGGACTCTTGACTTCAGAACCTGAATATGAAGACGAAGCAGAGCAGCTAAGGATATCTATTGATTTTCTCCTGGAACTGTCCCAAGCAGCGGACTCCAGTGTTAGGCTTTATTGCTTAAGCTCTTTTCTGGTAATATGCACTCTTACATAGTTTGCAGATTTGAACTCGCTTCTTCTGTTCTGCAGGCCTCTTATTTCAGCAACTGGTCACATCAGGCTGTAGATTTCATATTAGGTAATACTATTCAATCTCTTGACTTGCAAACAAATAATTTGATACCTGAGCTGCAATTCCCTTTTATTGGAAGCTTGTGTTGCACTTACGAAACAAACGTGTGTTCTTGTTCCTCTTCTTACAATAATATGCTCGCTCTCTTTTTGCATACTCAAGCTTCACTGAAGAAGCTGATATCGATGGGGAGAACCTTGGAATCTGTTGAAGAATCTATTAGTTTCATGATTACACAGTTGATCGCAAGAATGTGCACTCCCTTTAAAGGAAATGGTAGCTTTAGCTGTCTATCTATGATTTTAACTGTGTTTCTCTTTCTGGTTATCATTTCTCA
It encodes:
- the LOC106318382 gene encoding uncharacterized protein LOC106318382 isoform X2, whose protein sequence is MEKEKEESLRLAIAVSLLRSKIQNRLSSSSTSLCDAPSETDPLLWKQKNRRSSSSTSRCGAPPSDTDALRWKQKAKERKKEIIRLQEDLKDAESCDLFPANASCKCYFFDNLGEFSGRRIGEASEPRFNDALRRRFLRIARIRGRRKSTRPSQRLPLSGLLTSEPEYEDEAEQLRISIDFLLELSQAADSSASYFSNWSHQAVDFILASLKKLISMGRTLESVEESISFMITQLIARMCTPFKGNEVKQLETSVGLYVQHLIRKLGSDPYIGQRAIFAISQRISILAENLLVMDPFDESFPEMDECMFILIQLIEFLISDYLLSWAENEAFETVVFEEWISSVVHTRKAVAALEERNGLYLLFMDRVTGELAKRVGQVTSFKEVEPAILDKILAYPE
- the LOC106315023 gene encoding uncharacterized protein LOC106315023, whose protein sequence is FYLADYGFANIRKFLAPFRGTKYHLQDFTGQGCDLETPHELFNHRHASLRNVIERIFGIFKSRFLIFKSAPPFSFKTQTELVLACVALHNFLRKHCRSDEFPVEVPNQATTEENMEGNNARDDSENVEEILETQDQERESANIWREAMAEKMWKDATI
- the LOC106315022 gene encoding uncharacterized protein LOC106315022, with translation MKFIYVLSGWESSAHDSKVLYDALTKFYPADYGFANRRKFLAPFRGTKYHLQDFTGQGCDLETPHELFNHRHASLRNVIERIFGIFKSRFLIFKSAPPFSFKTQTELVLAFVALHNFLRKHCRSDEFPVEVPNQATTEENMEGNNARDDSENVEEILETQDQERESANIWREAMAEKMWKDATI
- the LOC106318382 gene encoding uncharacterized protein LOC106318382 isoform X4, translated to MEKEKEESLRLAIAVSLLRSKIQNRLSSSSTSLCDAPSETDPLLWKQKNRRSSSSTSRCGAPPSDTDALRWKQKAKERKKEIIRLQEDLKDAESCDLFPANASCKCYFFDNLGEFSGRRIGEASEPRFNDALRRRFLRIARIRGRRKSTRPSQRLPLSEPEYEDEAEQLRISIDFLLELSQAADSSASYFSNWSHQAVDFILASLKKLISMGRTLESVEESISFMITQLIARMCTPFKGNEVKQLETSVGLYVQHLIRKLGSDPYIGQRAIFAISQRISILAENLLVMDPFDESFPEMDECMFILIQLIEFLISDYLLSWAENEAFETVVFEEWISSVVHTRKAVAALEERNGLYLLFMDRVTGELAKRVGQVTSFKEVEPAILDKILAYPE
- the LOC106318382 gene encoding uncharacterized protein LOC106318382 isoform X3, producing the protein MEKEKEESLRLAIAVSLLRSKIQNRLSSSSTSLCDAPSETDPLLWKQKNRRSSSSTSRCGAPPSDTDALRWKQKAKERKKEIIRLQEDLKDAESCDLFPANASCKCYFFDNLGEFSGRRIGEASEPRFNDALRRRFLRIDFLARIRGRRKSTRPSQRLPLSEPEYEDEAEQLRISIDFLLELSQAADSSASYFSNWSHQAVDFILASLKKLISMGRTLESVEESISFMITQLIARMCTPFKGNEVKQLETSVGLYVQHLIRKLGSDPYIGQRAIFAISQRISILAENLLVMDPFDESFPEMDECMFILIQLIEFLISDYLLSWAENEAFETVVFEEWISSVVHTRKAVAALEERNGLYLLFMDRVTGELAKRVGQVTSFKEVEPAILDKILAYPE
- the LOC106318382 gene encoding uncharacterized protein LOC106318382 isoform X1 produces the protein MEKEKEESLRLAIAVSLLRSKIQNRLSSSSTSLCDAPSETDPLLWKQKNRRSSSSTSRCGAPPSDTDALRWKQKAKERKKEIIRLQEDLKDAESCDLFPANASCKCYFFDNLGEFSGRRIGEASEPRFNDALRRRFLRIDFLARIRGRRKSTRPSQRLPLSGLLTSEPEYEDEAEQLRISIDFLLELSQAADSSASYFSNWSHQAVDFILASLKKLISMGRTLESVEESISFMITQLIARMCTPFKGNEVKQLETSVGLYVQHLIRKLGSDPYIGQRAIFAISQRISILAENLLVMDPFDESFPEMDECMFILIQLIEFLISDYLLSWAENEAFETVVFEEWISSVVHTRKAVAALEERNGLYLLFMDRVTGELAKRVGQVTSFKEVEPAILDKILAYPE